One Vicia villosa cultivar HV-30 ecotype Madison, WI unplaced genomic scaffold, Vvil1.0 ctg.000877F_1_1, whole genome shotgun sequence genomic window, gtatcttaggtcaaaaattggggtatgacaccagccTTCTTTGATAAACAAACTTCCACTAGATAGCATTTGAAGCATAGTGCAGATAAATGTTGTCCAAAGGAACATCACGGACCTTTATGGAGGATTTTGtgacagcaatcttcttctttgaagggatgtcagggacatcacttagGACATTGTCTTCGGAGTCAGAaacacttctttcttttctcttcttcacagCAACCTTGCTCCTAGTTTTTGAAGGCTCAGCAGATACCTTCTTGATGTTTTCTTTGGTGGCATTCTTTAGAGGAGCAACCTTTGTTTTGGGAGGATGTTGATCATCAACCTGCTTTCCCCTTCGAGCCTTGACTCTGTTGGAAATGCTagagatgaggtcatcatcagcaatgtCAATAGGATCATCAAGATTATCCAGATCCACCATATCATTTACACTGTCAATAGGACAAGTAGGCTTCTCTTTAGGAGAAGTAGCATTGACCTCTTCAGCTTTCTCAGTTTCAAGAATCTCAGCATCTTTATCTCCAGATGCATCAGCATTTTTAGCATCAGAACCCTCAACATTGTTGgcttcagatgtctcaacatcaacATGATCTTTGCTAGCATCAACTTGATCATCTTCTCTGTTCTCAGGGGCAGGAACTTGGGCTAAAGAAACAGATATTCCTGCTACCTTGTgaccttcattcaagattcttgtgACAAGACCTGCGATCGCATTGTGGACATAAGCAGATCCTTCTTTATTCTGAGCAGAAAACGTTTCTGGAACAGACCCaccagttgattttcttgcatgcatctttcttggtatACTGCCAACAGGATCAGTGGCTGGGACCGAGTTCAATGGCGCAACATCCAGCACAACATCCTGATCACCTACCATACTTGGTGCCCTAGAGTCGAATGTAGTTTCAGAGCGAGGAGTAGTGTTCTTCGAAGGAGAAGTCTGAGACATGTTGAGAGAGAAAGGAATGATGGAGAGAGGTTTGTGAATGCAGCGAATCAGAGAGGTAGCGTGAATGCCGAAAATAGGTTTTATGGGAATGGGAACCGTTTGGAGAAAGTGTAAAAGagggggaaaatacactttaatatGTAATGATAACAAATATTTGGAGAGAAGGATACTGTTGGCCCTACACCcagttaattgctataatccctCATAAAGACAAATGCCAAGTTTACttctcaaattttcaaattgattagcATCCAAAGCCTTAGTGAAAATATCAGCCAGTTGAAGGttagtagcaacatgttccaaggcaattactttatcttcaacaagatctctTATGAAGTGATGCcgaatatcaatgtgcttggtcctgctatgctggATAGGATTCTTTGAGATATTAATGGCACTtaggttgtcacaatataatgtcatgacatcttgtgtgacattatattctgttaacatttgtttcatccaaacaagctgagaacaactacttcctgctgcaatgtattctgcctctgcagtagATAGGgatacacaattttgtttcttactGAACCATGATATGAGGTTAttccccaagaagaaacatcctcctgaagtactttttctgtcatcagcacttccagcccagtctgcatcataatatccagtgagaattggttcacacccatgagagtagagcatgccatactcacaagtaccattcacatatttcagaatcctctcgacttgatttatgtgactgatcttgggttctgcttgatatctGGCACACGCCCCAACAACAAAAGCAATATCAGGCCTACTAGCTGTAAGATACAGCaggcttcctatcatgcttctataCAAACTTTGATCAACATTTGtgcccttttcatctttggacaattttaaatgagtaggtgcaggagttcttttgtgactagCATTCTCCAACCCAAATTTTTTGACAATGTTTTtggcatacttgctctgagagagaaaaattgagtcttccatctgtttatcTTGCAGTCCAAGAAAgtaagttaattctccaactagactcatttcaaattctaatTGCATTTGGTCAACAAAATGTTTAATCATcgtgtctgacatcccaccaaacacaatatcatccacataaatttTTGCAATCAGGATCTTTTCCTGTAACCATTACTAGTAAGAAACTctgttagtctctcataccaagctctaggggcttgtttcaacccataaagagcttttcttagtttgtacacatgatcaggatggtttggatcagcaaagcctttaggttgttccacatagacttcctcactaaagtaaccatttaagaaagcactcttcacatccatctggtatagtttgaatttcagaatgcAAGCAACTCCTAACAACAATCTAATTTACTCAAGCCTAGCAACAGGAGCaaaagtttcatcaaagtcaattccttcaacttgagtgtatccttgggCAACCAGCCTtgctttgttttttattatagttcccagttcatctgacttattcttgtaaacccatttagttccaatgacatttgtatttttaggtcttggaaccagctcccatacttcattcctttcaaactgacccaattcttcttgcatagcattaATCCAAAACACATCTGTCAAAGCTTCCTTCACATTCTTGGGTTCAATTTTTGATACAAAACAGGAGTTTGAAACCtgttctcttgaccttgtaacaACTCCACTGTTaggatctcctataataagttcactaGGATGATCTTTTTGAACTCTTATAGATGGTCCTTTGTTAGAGGGTTCAGCTTCAGTTTTTGCAATAGTGGGGCTGCAATCATCTTCTTTCTTAGATTCTCCAGCTGCGTGTTCCCAGAATGTTCCAACATCATATGTGACATCTGCTTGTTTGTGttcatcatcaaccaccacatttATGGATTCCATGATTATCCTCGTTCTTGAGTTGAACACTCTATAGGCTTtgctgtttgtagagtagccaaGAAAAatcccttcatcactcttggaatccatcttccttctgtgatctctatcagcaagaatgtaacacttactaccaaacacatggaagtatttgacagtgggttttcttcccttccagatctcatacaGAGTGGTAGATGTTCCTTtccttaaggtaactctattatgaaCATAACaggcagtattcatggcttcagcccagaaataAATAGGGAgtttcttagcatgaatcatagctctggctgattcttgaatggttctgtttttcctttcaacaaccccattttgctgtggagtaataggagATGAAAACTCATGGTGTATACCTTCAGAGGAGCAAAAATCAGCAAATTTtttattctcaaattcctttccatgatcacttctgattcttacaacatcattttccttttctctttgaattctttgacacaggtctttgaaaacatcaaacacatctgacttttctctaatgaagtttatccaagtgtatctggagtaatcatccacaaccacataagcatatttctttcctccaaggcTTTCCATTTGCATAGGTCCCATCAGGTCCATGTGAAGCAGTTCAAGAACCCTGGAAGTAGTCAGATGtctaacctttggatgtgacatcctggtttgttttcctacctgacattcaccacaaattcttccttcatcaatttgtaacttgggaattcctctcacagcttccatagaaataatctttttcatacctcttagaggaaggtgaccaagtttttgatgccacaactttgcttcttcttctttagaacatacAGTTGAGTAGTTAGATTCATGAGAGACCCACAAGtaacagttatctttggatctgactcccCTCATTACTACATTCTTTCCTTTATCAGTGACCACACACTCAGTTTTAGTGAAGttaacttggtatccttggtcacaaagTTGACTAATACTTATGAGATTAACAGTCAAGCCTTTGACCAACAAGACCCCTTCCAGATTTGGAACTCCTGAGCAGTCTAGTTTTCCAacccctttgatttctcctttagctccatcaccaaaggttacatagctaGTAGAATGGTTTTTGATATCTACTAAAAGAttcttgattccagtcatgtgtatggagcatccactgtcaaaataccaatcttctttggctgatactctaagagatgtatgagctATCAAGGCCATATTTTTAGGTGTCCACTGTTGCTTCttgatgggcatgatctgcttgggTCTGTAGTATGGAGCTTGGTCTGGGTAACCATATAATCTGAAGCAGAAGGGCTTAATATGTCCAAATCtaccacagtaatgacatctccatctttgaaatttcttcttcattctactTTTGtcatgatgttgagtcacatgttgtgACACCGGGTTCACCATCTTGGATTCTGGTTTAGTATTACTGCTAGCTTGAGGATGTTTCAtagcaccaacaaatcctataccagacatatctcctgaactCTTTCCAATATGTAGAATCTCTTCCAACATATCAGAACCACTATTTAACattttgacagattttgacatctgatcaagtttggatgttAGCAAGGTAGCTTCACTGTTTAGACCAGATATATTTTCACGAAGCCCTGTGTTATCTGCCTCCAACtgaactatgtatttcttctgcttttcaccttgttgacagacttcagcacttctgatacataGCTTTCTGTAGGATGCTGCTAATTCCTCAAAGGTTAACTCATCTTCGCTAGAATCTTCATCAGAGACACAAAcaccagtaagggctgtgacatgtttggcagattcttcttcaccatcactctcagaatcttcatcagaccaggagactgacagtcctttcttttgtttcttgagataagtgggacattcagctctaatatgtccatatccttcacatccatgacactgaattCCTTTGCTTTGATTGTAATTTTCTTCAAGTTTAACCTTTCTGCTAGAATCATAGGATCTGTTAGTGTCAGAAGGaatgttcttgacatttggtcttgacttctgatccattcttcttataatcTTGTTAAATAgtcttccaagcatggctatagaTTCATTTAGATTTTCTTCTCtaccttcctcttcttcttcttgagagttggacacaaaagctaggcttttatttttcttttcagtaTTGTCACTGATctccatctcaaaggtttgaagagatccaattagtTCTTCTACCTTCATCTTGCTGATATCCTGTGCTTCTTCTATAGTTgtgactttcatatcaaatctcttaggcaaGGATCTAAGGATCTTTCTCaccagcttttcatcagacattttttctcctaaagctcctgaggtattagcaatttcAAGTATATTCATGTGAAACTCttgaatactttcatcatctttcATCCTTAGATTCTCAAACTTTGTAGTTAGCAACTGAAGTCTTGACATTTTAACTTTGGAAGTGCCTTCATGAGTAGTTCTGAGGGTATCCcaaacatctttggctagttcacaatggtgtactagtctgaatatattcctatcaattccattgaatagagcattcaaagctttagagttgccaagagcCAGCTCCTCCTCATCTTTGCTCCAATTTTCTTCAGGTGTGAGGGATGACTTGCCATCCTTATCAATAgtgacaggatgttcccatcctttgtttgcagctctccatgctttactatcCAAGGATTTCAGAAAGgccaccatacgaggtttccaataATTATAATTAGATCCATCTAGAATGGGTGGTCTGTTCACAAATCAACCACCttccttgtccatagtaccagaaaatgTTGTCCCTAGATCTTACCCAGTAAGAAAAAcaagcagggtgcctgctctgatgccaattgaaattctggactcagacacgcgatgtcgaacaggatgtcacgacattactatctgaataTTCTTAAACAAACGAACAAGAAGTAAACGAACATataacaacacaagaaagttgttaacccagttcggtgcaaacacacctacatctgggggctaccaagccagggaggaagtccactataagtaatatcaattcagaGTAATACAATTCAAGATtacacctttcacttaatatctacccaatgcaacttcaacctAATATTACTTAGATCAGAgattccactcactccccctcaatcacagcagtgatgaataacGTTCAAAGAATAtgaatagaagacacacttcaaggacacaacttgatcttgcttaaaagcttcaatcaagtacaatggtactcttgcttaaaagcttcaagtacttcttacaactcaaacaaaaaacacctagaccaacacaatcatcatgatgattgtttggcttacaagaaagctagaaCGCAAAAACTTAAAACACGAAAACCTCTTAAAGCTTCTCAATACAAAAACCTGATTAGGTCTGCCGCTACTTCATATAATATATAGCCTTCAGaaaacgcagcagctgggccttggatccaaattagttataaacctaattaaactaatttccataaatcaaggaaccTAAAATAAGGGCAAATAACGTCGTCCTTGAACAGATCATAATCCAATATTTCCAAGTAAAGCGCATAGAATCTTAACGGATCACATAACCATAATTAGTAACAGAATAAGACGTAACAGctacgaatgtcatgacatcggccttgacatcaggtaacgGCCTGCATAAGTaaaacttcacaacagtagaatgcatgtcatgacaccagtttTAACATGATAAAATCACAATGAATTTTACCAAAacttacagccaatcaacaacatctacagaaGTTATAAGAacccctcatatttgtggtactccacaagaacctttttgaaaatctctgtttattaaaaagatattgtgtttaaaagaaagtttatttgatttttttaaaataagatcaGCAAGACATTACTTCttatgcctacatacctcctcggtgcaatggagaagtctgAGGTAATGTATTTCCACTTGATGGAAAAgggtttttaaaaggaataaacactttatcatcatagGAGATAATACTCACCATtgatcttaaacatgagaacaaatgaatcctttgcatcataaatgaaagtaaggatccaacttggataaaatcaacaagtatgccactagctctctcaactAGAAATGGTTCCATCATATCAATATatatcaaaatcgtggggtatcaaaATTCCCCATaataattaatcgtgtctaaactttgaaagaaacacCAATAAgggtaaaagatatttttaagaaaagaaggttttggaaaagggagaagattttgaaaatctaagaaggggggaggaaatgaagggactatcctaaacaAAAAGTAAAAGCTAAGAAAAAGAACAATCTAACAAaacaagaagccaacacttgacattaaagagtcaatgtaaatttcccatcctttggactaccataAGCAAACAAATATATTACCAActagggatccagatgaacttgataTTTTTAAGATAATCTTGCACCAAGCCTTTGGAATGCATCATAAGCTCTTGACAAAAATCGAGCAGAGTAACGACTATGTACAGATGAATTCCTTATCACAAtgtcttggaattaaccatcaaggactttcaaagaATCACCTGCATTCACAAAGAGAAAACAAcccaatgccttggagtaaaaCTCCAAGGACTTCTAGAGAAATAGAATATAACCACAATCAAAGAATTTAAATGAAACTGCAAGATGCTAGGGTCAAAATCCCAATTCTATGTCCATCCTCTAAGCTTAGGGTACAATAATCAAAGTCCGAGTCCACATTAAATCTGTTATGATTCATGtttattattagtgttttaggcgtgaaaagtaaagtatggtccaagaggacaaaagaaaaatagcataaacataaacatgtatccaagtggacaaaataaaaatagcataaacataaaaaataagatcgagtggacaaaggaaaaattgcataaacataaagatgatgaatgataaataaaAGCATAAAGCGTAAAAAATAAATGCAATATAATAAAGAGCATAAAAGTAAATTTAATGGTTAATTATCAATAGTTAGTAATTTCATATCAATGGTTAGTGAATGATGAACTCgggtttaaattcaatgaaagttcatCAGAAGATTGATAGAATCAAAGTAACTGCACGATAAGCTTTCAAAAGTCTTAAACCAAccacatacaatctctgccattttttttatctttttccaATTCCGGACAAGGAATGTAGCGCTATGCTAAGAAATcaccaagtaacttatatagaagtcaccctacaacgaggccggtcaatcaCGATTTGTGTGCTAATGCATACCAATATGTAGATTGTTTTCTAAAAGCAATGtcgcacgaaaagaaaagaggtaacggtctcatcttcatcaagaactcaaaagaattccaatgatatcaataattttcatcgaccaaaataaaagagaagaaaaagatggaaatacaTTAAAGGTTtcttccatcttcaagttcaatcacttaatattgtggattaggattttcaccccatcaacacccaaatATAGGCTTAACATGAATCCAAgtagacaaaagaaaaatagcataaacataaaaaataagatCGAAGTAGGGAAAAAGGAGTTGCTCCTTTAGAAGTACGGGAAAACGTCCGGTatccatgaagagcaaacgggagcatatCATgctagtctttgtaagtgacgaccattttctgaataatcttcttgatgtttttgttagctgcttctacagctccattcattttGGGTTTGTAAggtgaagagttgtgatgttcaatcttgaattatttgcaaagctccttcatcattttattGTTCAAATTTGACCAATTGTTAGTGATAATCTTGCTAAGAATGTCGGGACGACAGATGATCTAGTTCGTGATGAATCTGACCACGACTTGTCTTGTTACGTTcacatatgaagctgcttcaactcACTTGTCTTGTTACGACTTATCTTTACACGTGAgagacatattttaaaaaaaagttgtaGTAAAATGTATATGTGAAAGTGACTCAAGAGACTTGTCCTATGAGATTTTGCTACCATTTGTAAAGAAAACAAGGACATGTAATAATGGATGCTCAGTGTCCCATGACTCATATCATGTTATTTCAATCATTATATATATTTAGCTCTCACGCACCAATTAAAATGAAACTATAATAGTATACGTGTATAGCAGATTAtgtgttattaaacatatttaaaaattctttttaGACAGCATATTTGAGATTTTTGCTTAGTATATAAATACGAAActagtttataaatatttttttaggctAATCAAACTAATTTCAAAATACTGAAACTTCATATATGTAGTTTATTGATATATTAATGTGGCATATAAGACATTTGAGAGacttaaaaaaacaataaaataatctGAGTCAGCTTTGATAGTACATTCACaaaatatatttatctttatctttttttattgttttcttatcatgaaaatattaaaatttgatagGATACCCACCTTTTTATTATTCATACTATTACTTTTATTTTCCACATTCCTCTTTCCTATACATTCCCATTATAAATACACCTCACTCATATCATTTCTCAATTATCTCATCACAACCCTATTGCAATATGGTAGAAAGCAATGGAGAAATAAGCTAATCTTGCACTATACTTTGCTTCAGTTCTCATAACAAACACCCTATATCTCTCTTTCACACACCACAACCATAGCTTTTTCAGTTTTTTTACTTTCACTTATGTTGAATCTACCACCACAATGAAAACACAGTAATACTCAAATGTTGCCGGAAGAGTGTCTTTCGCAACCTAGATGGCGGTGGTGGCAGTTGGAGTGGCATC contains:
- the LOC131631855 gene encoding uncharacterized protein LOC131631855, which gives rise to MSQTSPSKNTTPRSETTFDSRAPSMVGDQDVVLDVAPLNSVPATDPVGSIPRKMHARKSTGGSVPETFSAQNKEGSAYVHNAIAGLVTRILNEGHKVAGISVSLAQVPAPENREDDQVDASKDHVDVETSEANNVEGSDAKNADASGDKDAEILETEKAEEVNATSPKEKPTCPIDSVNDMVDLDNLDDPIDIADDDLISSISNRVKARRGKQVDDQHPPKTKVAPLKNATKENIKKVSAEPSKTRSKVAVKKRKERSVSDSEDNVLSDVPDIPSKKKIAVTKSSIKVRDVPLDNIYLHYASNAI